From the Endozoicomonas sp. Mp262 genome, the window TGGGCACAGAAAATACAGTTGAAGCGGTGATGGCGGGAGGGGATGATGCTCCGTACTATGCCCAGCGTTCAGACTTTTTCTTCCAGGTTGTATTTGTTGCTACAGCCATGTCTATTGTTTCCGGTGCGGTAGCAGAGCGGATGAAGCTTTGGTCTTTCCTGCTATTTGCCGTATTTATGACAGGGTTTATATATCCGGTTCAGGGTTTCTGGAAGTGGGGAGCCGGATTTCTTGATGCCCATGGATTCCTGGATTTTGCAGGTTCCGGAGTCGTCCATCTTGCGGGTGCATCTGCTGCGCTTGCTGGTGTTCTGTTATTGGGGGCTCGCGAAGGTAAGTATGGTAAGAGCGGCGGAATCAATGCTATTCCGGGTTCCAATCTGCCTTTAGCAACTCTGGGGACATTTATTCTATGGTTGGGCTGGTTCGGTTTTAATGGTGGATCACAATTAAAAATCGCCGATGTGGAAAATGCCAATGCAGTGGCGCAGATATTCGTTAATACCAATGCTGCTGCAACAGGTGGTGTGATCACGGCCTTGATTACAGCCCGTCTGTTATTTGGCAAGGCTGACCTGACTATGGCTCTTAATGGCGCACTGGCTGGTCTGGTTGCAATTACTGCGGAACCCTTAACCCCATCAGCATTGAGCTCCACATTGATCGGTGCTGCTGGAGGTGTATTAGTCGTTCTTTCAATTATAACACTGGATAGATTGCATATTGATGACCCGGTAGGTGCCATTTCTGTTCATGGCGTTGTGGGTATCTGGGGACTGCTGGCGGTACCTCTGAGTAATGCTGATGCCACTCTTGGAGCTCAACTGTTAGGCATAGCATCTATTTTTACCTGGGTATTTATTTCCTCATTGATTGTTTGGGGCGGGATTAAATTCATTGTTGGCTTGCGAATCAGCAAGGAACAGGAATATGTCGGTGCAGATGTTGCTGAATGTGGAGTAGAAGCCTATCCCGAGTTTAAGGCGAAGTAGAGGGAAAGAGGGCTGAGTTTAATCTCGATAATACTTCTGTGGTCGGTTGGAGCAAAAGAGGCATCAACCGATCACACTGTTTTTTTAAGTTCAAGGGAAAAGACCTGAGTCTTCCCCGTTATTGGCTTCTGGTCAGTATAGCGCCTGAACAATAAGTATTACTTTTGTATTCGTATTCCTGACTGTCTTGCAGGATTTATGGTTTTTTTTGCTTTAAGTGGGAGAGAAAAGACCTGAATCCGTGATTTCTTGATTTGCCCGGCAGTTTTGAAAATGTGCTGATTAATTTTTTCCTTTGAAAATAACTCGGGTTATTGATTGAAGTGTTTTTATGTCGTTTTTAAGCATAAATGCTGATCAAAATATCATCAAACTTGAAGACAGGTTGAAAGAAGCCCTACCGTTATCAATACAGTACTTTCTCATTTATGGCATTTTTTTCTATCTCGCTATTCAATCAACAAAGTGCATGCTGGCTTATTAATTGATGGAAAGACCTGAAACCAGGACAGTAACGACCAAAGCGTAGCCGGTATTGATGTCCTTTTTTCAGAAGACGGGCAGCCAGGTAGATGAGTTCCTGTATCACGGTTTTTAACCGGCGTCGTTTGGCTTTATGACGTACCGGCGCATCTGGCCCGAGCAAGCAACTCTGCCCCATGTAGCGCAGAATGTTATAGACCAGTGCACCCAAACACATCACCAGGTCGTTGGTGTCAAACTTGCCTGAAGGCAGGCGCTCTAAATCCATATCAGTCTTCAACTCACTGTGAAACTGCTCGCTGGTCGCATGATCCTCATAAAGATTAATGATCTGATCATCGCTGTAGTCAGCTTCGCTGAGTGTTGTCCACCATCCTTCCAGCTCATAATCGGGTGTCAGAAATCTCTGCCCTACAGTATCAGTGGTACGCTTGATAATGCGAATAATCAGACGCTGGTTACCATAGTTGGTTTCATAGACGGTTGAGAGTGTCGCATAACTCTT encodes:
- a CDS encoding ammonium transporter, with the protein product MDNIIQVSYALDTFYFLVCGALVMWMAAGFAMLEAGLVRSKNTVEILTKNIALFAIACTMYLLCGYQIMYPGANEGGIVPVFGTLLGTENTVEAVMAGGDDAPYYAQRSDFFFQVVFVATAMSIVSGAVAERMKLWSFLLFAVFMTGFIYPVQGFWKWGAGFLDAHGFLDFAGSGVVHLAGASAALAGVLLLGAREGKYGKSGGINAIPGSNLPLATLGTFILWLGWFGFNGGSQLKIADVENANAVAQIFVNTNAAATGGVITALITARLLFGKADLTMALNGALAGLVAITAEPLTPSALSSTLIGAAGGVLVVLSIITLDRLHIDDPVGAISVHGVVGIWGLLAVPLSNADATLGAQLLGIASIFTWVFISSLIVWGGIKFIVGLRISKEQEYVGADVAECGVEAYPEFKAK